gggtggggtttgctgtcagaccaggggggggggctgctagtttgtgcgatagattaatgcgttctgcagagaagggagactggcgttggtcacggtttggaatgaaaaCAGGAGGATATggctattatttatttattttaatcttttttggggggggggggggggacatagttaaggcggcaggcgtgtgttgcttaggtggctgccttaactgaaaagtgctgcgggaaaccctgtggtTATTCTACCATCTTTTGGTGACTGTTTGTTCAGTGTACGGATTGGTGAAAAACACACAACTGGCTACCAATTGTTGTACCTTTTTTCTGTtgtagagatggatggagatgatGGCACCCAGTTCAGAACCctcaagaagaggaggaagctgaCTGATGATCTGTGGTTCAAAGAAGAGGACGTGGCTCATGAGGGCATGAGCACACAAGAGGAGGATCTGCTAGACCAGGAACTGCTCCAGGAAGAGacggatgaggaggagatggaaccTGATCCTGAGGCAAAGCGTGAGCCTGATTGGGTTTCTTATCCCTCCTACTCTGACTCGGATTTAAACGCACCAAATCCTATTCCATTTAGTCCTAGACGTCCTTTGGGTATTGACTTAGGAAACGTATGTCGGGCTCTGGGGTCCGGCACAAAGAAGATGTTGCAAGAAATGAACTTTTTCATGCTGTTTTTTACTGAGGCTGTAGTTGCTGACATATGCAGCTTTACAAATCATCAGGGGTGGGCGCTCGTCCTAAACTGTCCGACATATTCCAGCGACAAAGGAACTTGGATGGAGGTGACCATCAATGAATTTTACACATTTCTTGGTTTGCTCATTTACATGGGGTTTTCAGTTCTCCCTGACTTCCATCGCCATTGGGGAACCAAGTCACTTCAGGGTTCGTGGGCAAGGGGATTTATGTCGCGTGACCGCTTCAAGGCTATTTTGGCAGCTCTACATGTTGTAGACCCTCTCAAGGAGGATAATCAGGATCGCCTTAATAAATTGCGTTATCTTACGGACCACCTCAAACAAAAATGCCAGCAACTCTTTCAGCCTAACCAAAATCTCGCAATAGATGAACGTATGGTCAAGTCTAAAGGTCGGTCAGGATTTAAACAATACATGAAATGCAAGCCTACTCTGTGGGGTTTCAAGTTATGGGTAATTGCAACATCAGACTCGGGGTATACTCTGGACTTTAATATCTACACAGGTAGCAGTGTTGAGCGTGACACTGACTTGGCCACCACAGTAGTTGAATCGTTACTGCAGCCATTCAAAGACCAGGGCCACAATGTTTGGTTTGACAACTTTTACACATCCCCAGCTCTTATGGTGAAGTTGTTAGAAATGGGAATTAACGCCTGTGGGACATGCAAGGTGAATCGGAAACAGATTCCCACAGAATATAAAGACGTCAAAAGATGGGAACGCACGACAACCCGTGGGGATATGAGGTGGTGTAGGATTGAGGGGAATATACTTCTAATCCAGTGGAAGGACACGCGTGCCGTCACATGCCTGTCTAATTTCCACAGTGCGAATGACACGACTGAAACAACTAGGTTTGTAAAAAATGGTGGCAACTGGACAAAGGAAGTATCCCCCCAGCCCACTGTCATCAGTGATTATAACAAAAACATGGGTGGTGTTGATAGGTCAGACCAAATGATAAAATCATATGGCTTCCTACAAAAAACGAATAAGTGGTGGAAGACTCTTTTTTTCCACTTCATAGACATTGCCGTAGTAAATAGTTTCATATTGTTCAAGGAATGGCAACTTATTCATGCGGAACCAGCGGATGTGTCTAGACTAATGAACTTGACACAGATAGATTTCAGAGAAAACCTGGCACGTCAGCTGGGAGGTATCGATATTCAAGCGAGCTTCCCTTTGCGTTCACCAAAGCGTGTtgtccctccttcacctccatcaTCAGTCCACACAGCCCATGTCCCTACATTGGAAGAGTCCCCtcggagatgttggctatgctATCGGAAACGAAAGGCTGAGAATAAAACCAGAGTAGTTTGTTCTGCaccagaatgtaatggcaagaGACTTTGCTTGGTTCGTGATAGGAACTGTTTTCAGTCTTGGCACTCGTCTGAGTGTGACCAGTTTCGTTAAGCGGCTCAGGTTCTAAATAGAAAAGGTAGTGTTGTTGCTGTCTTTTCCCCCTGCCTCTTTtcgccctctcttctcttcacagGTATTGCAGTATTGCAGTTGTTAAGTGTTTATACATGTATGTATTTTCTGTTCATGCCATATATTGCACCCTTGCCATTTTTGCACCCACATAATATTTGCACTaagcaccctatttgtatttttatattgtacatgATGGCTATTTTATACTTTATATTAATTTTATTTGGCATACctgtccccttagtattagttaagtAGACTTTGCACCCTTTGTAGACTTGTTTAAACTTACACCACTTATTTAAGATAtattcctatatgttgaatgtatcgaccttcctgccaaagtaatttACTTGTCTGTgccaactttcatggcgattaaaaccctttctgattctgattcatgcACTCCTACACGTTACAAATGTATTTACTTTAGCCTAGATAGTTTGAAAGTTTGATTTGGTATGTTTTGATGCGTTATTCGTTCACCCCACAGTCTAATGTTCAAATtaactaaagtgtgtgtgtttttttaacaCAAATATATATCTCAGTGTCTGTGTCGTGTCATTTCAGATGCAATGTCAATGTATTATTACAGGTGCTCAAAGGAGTATTTGAGGAGTGTTCATGTGAAATGTATCATGACGTTCTAAGGagcagtttcccagacatggattaagccttgtcccagtcaaaaaaaaaaaaaaaacgttttcagTGGAGATCTTCATTGAATGTTTCTCTTTAGGACGAGGCTTAacccatgtctgggaaactggtccTAAATGGGGttttaaattatgttttaccactaatcactagaatggtcataacttttacacaacattataTTTCTACACTGTGCACACGTGTATCCTTCACATACTTTAATAAAAAGTACAGTTGGGCCTCTTTATAGTAGGGGTAGGGCACAAAAGCTAGTCTAAACCTTCTCAATCATGTGATACAATTGGAAAAACTCAATCAAAAGCCTCACGTCACTAATAGTATTTGAAATCAGAAAACCGGCTACTGGGCTAGTTTTACGGTCAGTACTGACCGGTACTGACACCGGTGTTCTGGATAATTCAGTTGCCCTGTTCCcccttccttgtgtgtgtgcgcgttttcTCTTGTTGCTTAGTTGAGCTGAATGTGATTTATATATAATCTATAATATTTATGTAGTATATATAATTGCTCAATTGTTAGTCCCTCTTTTCAGTGCTAATCCGTCtagtgtagcctacagtagtaGCGCTACAGTACTGTAATTTACGGTACTAAGGTATCCCAATTTGAATTGAACACAGgaggaacagatttccctggaggcctgaggaaagTTGCTCCCCCCATGGATATTACAGCCtggccatttataaagcaatacagtgatgctggtgatgtatgttactgtgatcattatgtataacaAGTTTCAACTATACgccagtcttttacactgagaacacatgGGGAACTGATTTCCCTACATTTCCCACTGTATA
The Osmerus mordax isolate fOsmMor3 chromosome 9, fOsmMor3.pri, whole genome shotgun sequence genome window above contains:
- the LOC136949451 gene encoding piggyBac transposable element-derived protein 4-like yields the protein MDGDDGTQFRTLKKRRKLTDDLWFKEEDVAHEGMSTQEEDLLDQELLQEETDEEEMEPDPEAKREPDWVSYPSYSDSDLNAPNPIPFSPRRPLGIDLGNVCRALGSGTKKMLQEMNFFMLFFTEAVVADICSFTNHQGWALVLNCPTYSSDKGTWMEVTINEFYTFLGLLIYMGFSVLPDFHRHWGTKSLQGSWARGFMSRDRFKAILAALHVVDPLKEDNQDRLNKLRYLTDHLKQKCQQLFQPNQNLAIDERMVKSKGRSGFKQYMKCKPTLWGFKLWVIATSDSGYTLDFNIYTGSSVERDTDLATTVVESLLQPFKDQGHNVWFDNFYTSPALMVKLLEMGINACGTCKVNRKQIPTEYKDVKRWERTTTRGDMRWCRIEGNILLIQWKDTRAVTCLSNFHSANDTTETTRFVKNGGNWTKEVSPQPTVISDYNKNMGGVDRSDQMIKSYGFLQKTNKWWKTLFFHFIDIAVVNSFILFKEWQLIHAEPADVSRLMNLTQIDFRENLARQLGGIDIQASFPLRSPKRVVPPSPPSSVHTAHVPTLEESPRRCWLCYRKRKAENKTRVVCSAPECNGKRLCLVRDRNCFQSWHSSECDQFR